Proteins from a genomic interval of Diospyros lotus cultivar Yz01 chromosome 6, ASM1463336v1, whole genome shotgun sequence:
- the LOC127804398 gene encoding uncharacterized protein LOC127804398: protein MDCDSFSHHGGSVLNHRVINRNRAEGHERLYRDYFVDSPTYPSQLFRRRFRMHRLLFLRIQAAIEIHDQYFVQRFDAVGVPGLSSLQKMIAALRMLAYGSPADAVDEYVRIGESTVIESLKKFTKVVVEIFGEQYLRCPNTSDIARLMSVAEQRGFPEGRGPEVSYIINGHEYTMGYYLADGIYPSWRTFVKTIPSPQGNKKKYFAAQQESARKDVEQAFGVLQSRFAIVHGPGRMWDVETLKYIMASCIILHNMIVEDERDTTHEDVDFNYDAVAAPPTIDLSHNHTSEVMEFIQVHHQIRDKQTHVQLQNDLVEHLWELYGKHST, encoded by the exons ATGGATTGTGACTCTTTTTCACATCACGGTGGATCTGTGCTGAACCACCGTGTCATCAATCGCAATAGAGCTGAAGGTCATGAGAGGCTTTATCGTGATTATTTTGTAGATTCACCAACATATCCATCACAATTATTTCGGAGAAGGTTTCGTATGCATCGATTATTATTTCTACGAATTCAAGCAGCAATTGAAATACATGATCAATATTTTGTTCAAAGATTTGATGCTGTAGGAGTTCCCGGATTATCATCACTCCAAAAAATGATAGCTGCATTAAGGATGCTCGCATATGGATCACCTGCAGATGCTGTGGATGAATATGTTAGGATTGGCGAAAGTACAGTAATAGAGAGTTTGAAGAAGTTCACGAAAGTAGTAGTTGAAATATTTGGAGAGCAATATTTGAGGTGCCCAAATACTAGTGACATCGCAAGGTTGATGAGCGTGGCTGAGCAGCGTGGATTTCCAG AAGGTCGCGGTCCTGAAGTTTCGTATATTATCAATGGACATGAATATACCATGGGATATTATCTTGCCGATGGTATATATCCCTCATGGCGTACTTTTGTTAAAACCATTCCATCTCCTCAAGGGAATAAGAAGAAATATTTTGCTGCACAACAAGAGTCTGCTAGAAAGGACGTCGAACAAGCATTTGGAGTTCTACAATCACGATTTGCAATAGTACATGGACCGGGACGTATGTGGGATGTTGAAACACTCAAATATATAATGGCGTCTTGTATCATATTACACAATATGATAGTTGAAGATGAACGTGATACAACTCATGAAGATGTGGATTTCAACTATGATGCAGTTGCTGCTCCTCCAACAATTGATTTGTCTCACAATCACACAAGTGAAGTTATGGAGTTCATACAAGTTCACCATCAAATTCGAGACAAACAGACTCATGTACAACTCCAAAATGATCTTGTTGAGCATTTGTGGGAACTGTATGGTAAACATTCgacttga